The proteins below are encoded in one region of Bacteroidales bacterium:
- a CDS encoding DUF1284 domain-containing protein, translating into MLRLKPHHLIDIIRNIGHQRPLVPHDYGHAQHSITRSILEDPNQDIHFVLEADDLCSPCVHLKNGTCDDLLPQFSHPVLKHNYNNELDHILVRFFEIAEGCILPLAEFIQLVEENLEGLIPLCTHPGESYEYRREGLMKGIKILRTKL; encoded by the coding sequence GTGCTTCGACTAAAGCCCCATCATCTGATTGACATAATCAGGAACATCGGTCATCAGCGACCGCTTGTGCCGCATGATTACGGACATGCGCAACATTCCATTACGCGCAGTATACTTGAAGATCCCAACCAGGATATTCATTTTGTTCTTGAAGCGGATGATCTGTGTTCCCCCTGTGTACACCTGAAAAACGGTACATGTGATGATCTGCTGCCACAATTCTCTCATCCTGTATTGAAGCATAATTACAATAATGAACTGGATCATATTCTCGTAAGGTTTTTTGAAATAGCCGAAGGTTGTATACTTCCGCTTGCGGAATTTATCCAGCTTGTTGAGGAAAACCTCGAAGGTCTTATTCCCCTGTGCACCCACCCCGGCGAAAGCTATGAATACCGTCGTGAAGGGTTGATGAAGGGGATAAAAATTCTCAGGACTAAATTGTAG